In one Lolium rigidum isolate FL_2022 chromosome 3, APGP_CSIRO_Lrig_0.1, whole genome shotgun sequence genomic region, the following are encoded:
- the LOC124697258 gene encoding expansin-A18-like translates to MAGRNGFFILQVLAAVVCLAAPAVGADWLQATATFYGGSEGSGTMVGACGYGNLHDQGYGTNNAALSTVLFNDGASCGQCYTIICDQRKSGMCRPGKTVTVTATNFCPPNYNLSSNNGGLCNPPRAHFDLSQPAWLNISTYQAGIVPIVYQRVNCRRSGGLRFTITGFKDFQVVLVTNMAGSGSIKSMSAKGTNTGWIQMSRNRGAIWHGMSGLEKQALSFSITSTGGQNIVFQNVIPADWQYGQTFSTRQQFDY, encoded by the coding sequence ATGGCAGGTAGAAATGGCTTCTTCATCCTGCAGGTGCTGGCCGCGGTGGTGTGCTTGGCGGCGCCGGCGGTTGGGGCGGACTGGCTCCAGGCCACCGCCACCTTCTACGGCGGCAGCGAGGGGTCCGGCACgatggtcggcgcgtgtgggtacggGAACCTGCACGATCAGGGATACGGCACCAACAACGCGGCGCTGAGCACGGTGCTGTTCAACGACGGCGCGTCGTGCGGGCAGTGCTACACCATCATCTGCGACCAGCGCAAGTCCGGCATGTGCAGGCCCGGCAAGACCGTCACCGTCACCGCTACCAACTTCTGCCCGCCCAACTACAACCTCTCCAGCAACAATGGCGGGTTGTGCAACCCTCCCCGAGCGCACTTCGACTTGTCCCAGCCAGCGTGGCTCAACATCAGCACCTACCAGGCCGGCATCGTCCCCATCGTCTACCAGCGGGTCAATTGCCGGAGGAGCGGCGGGTTGCGGTTCACCATCACCGGCTTCAAGGACTTCCAGGTGGTGCTGGTGACTAACATGGCCGGCAGCGGGTCGATCAAAAGCATGTCGGCCAAGGGTACCAACACCGGGTGGATCCAGATGTCCAGGAACCGGGGCGCCATCTGGCATGGCATGTCAGGCCTGGAAAAGCAGGCGCTCTCCTTCAGTATCACCTCCACCGGCGGACAGAACATCGTCTTCCAGAACGTCATCCCGGCCGACTGGCAGTACGGCCAGACTTTCTCCACAAGGCAGCAGTTCGACTACTAA